In the Pseudomonas orientalis genome, one interval contains:
- a CDS encoding phage tail assembly chaperone family protein, TAC: MNLKQLKAKGGIVDAHPVKKDISWTHLDSKTGKEVTDTFTLHIRRQSFGVIERLFSQGESAQSRNASYLAASVSLGAEGDEAMSYDDAFGLEPSLGFVILNAVNEVNGTQGGGAKS; this comes from the coding sequence ATGAACCTCAAACAACTGAAAGCCAAGGGCGGCATCGTCGATGCCCATCCGGTAAAGAAAGACATCAGCTGGACGCACCTGGACAGCAAGACCGGCAAGGAGGTGACTGACACCTTTACGTTGCACATCCGCCGCCAGTCTTTCGGCGTGATCGAGCGTCTGTTCAGTCAGGGCGAGTCGGCACAAAGCCGCAACGCCAGCTACCTCGCTGCCTCAGTGTCGTTGGGTGCCGAGGGTGATGAAGCCATGAGTTACGACGATGCGTTCGGTCTTGAGCCGTCATTGGGGTTTGTGATCCTCAATGCAGTCAATGAGGTCAATGGCACCCAGGGTGGCGGCGCAAAGAGCTGA
- a CDS encoding phage tail tube protein: MSILTQGTQIFALVPPVSGTGPYTVLEVEHATSFEPGGAPAEQIEDTSLNAEERSYKKGLRTPGTASLGLNADPTNASHIRLHQLSEAKGDTGVKWAVGWSDGKDVLPTVNAKGDGFELPATRTWFTFDGYVSDFPFNFALNAVVTTTVTIQRTGASAWIKKA, from the coding sequence ATGTCGATTCTTACCCAAGGTACCCAGATCTTTGCCCTCGTCCCGCCGGTTTCCGGCACCGGGCCCTACACCGTGCTGGAAGTCGAGCACGCCACCTCGTTCGAACCGGGTGGTGCACCGGCCGAACAGATTGAAGACACCAGCCTCAACGCCGAGGAGCGCAGCTACAAGAAAGGTTTGCGCACCCCTGGCACAGCGAGCCTGGGCCTGAACGCCGACCCGACCAACGCCAGCCATATCCGCCTGCACCAGCTCTCTGAGGCCAAGGGCGATACCGGCGTGAAGTGGGCCGTGGGCTGGTCCGACGGCAAGGACGTGCTGCCAACCGTCAACGCCAAGGGCGATGGTTTTGAGCTGCCGGCAACCCGCACCTGGTTCACGTTCGACGGCTACGTGTCGGACTTCCCGTTCAACTTCGCACTCAATGCAGTCGTGACCACCACCGTCACCATCCAACGCACCGGCGCCAGCGCCTGGATCAAGAAAGCCTGA